The following coding sequences lie in one Capsicum annuum cultivar UCD-10X-F1 chromosome 5, UCD10Xv1.1, whole genome shotgun sequence genomic window:
- the LOC107872208 gene encoding receptor-like protein 53, whose product MFQDSIDLQFSNLTSLRSLDLSCANLVPDFSSVFVSLKLQPKLDVGSFLSIISYGYLSSPNLRWLEGLRNLRYLVMTGVDLSKASESFQWAEPVSSLSNLIVLRLSNCNISGRILIGQLLNLTSLSVLDMRSYIHPRYLIFMWSKLKFLDISFTHVGGTLPSLTNSTSLTLFKADGCSIQGSIPSSVTKLKKLRTLTLNDNNITGQLPLPKLSYLSANKNNLKGNVLLSLLQKSRLDLISFGTNGLSVEIDDQYQPVVQTFQPTVLEFTSCNMRGEIPELFSNLTSLVILLLANNSLSGAIPTGCSIYHPYLH is encoded by the exons ATGTTTCAAGATTCCATCGACTTGCAGTTCTCAAACCTTACATCTCTACGGTCTCTTGATCTTTCGTGCGCTAATTTAGTACCTGATTTTTCATCTGTTTTTGTTAGCTTGAAATTACAACCAAAGTTAGATGTTGGCTCATTTTTATCTATCATAAGCTATGGATATCTGTCTAGTCCAAATCTAAGGTGGTTAGAAGGACTCCGAAATCTCAGATATCTCGTAATGACTGGTGTTGATCTATCAAAGGCCTCGGAATCATTTCAGTGGGCTGAACCAGTATCGAGTCTTTCAAATCTCATAGTACTTCGATTATCCAACTGCAACATTTCAGGAAGAATTCTGATAGGGCAGTTACTTAACCTTACTAGCCTTTCTGTTCTGGATATGCGCTCTTACATTCATCCACGATACCTGATAT TCATGTGGTCAAAGTTGAAGTTTCTCGACATAAGTTTCACTCATGTAGGCGGAACGCTTCCTTCTTTAACAAATTCAACTTCGCTGACTCTTTTCAAAGCTGATGGATGCTCGATCCAAGGGTCTATACCTTcttcagttacaaaacttaagaaattaagAACGCTGACGCTCAATGACAACAATATCACAGGCCAACTTCCT CTTCCTAAGCTTTCGTATCTTTCTGCTAATAAGAATAACCTGAAAGGTAATGTGCTGCTGTCTTTGCTCCAGAAGTCTAGATTGGATCTGATTTCTTTCGGAACTAATGGATTGTCAGTGGAAATCGATGATCAGTATCAGCCCGTTGTGCAAACTTTCCAGCCCACGGTTTTGGAATTTACATCTTGTAACATGAGAGGAGAAATCCCAGAGTTATTTTCAAATCTGACGAGCCTCGTGATTTTACTTTTGGCGAACAACAGTCTATCAGGAGCCATACCTACTGGTTGTTCAATCTACCATCCCTATCTGCACTAG
- the LOC107871582 gene encoding probable leucine-rich repeat receptor-like protein kinase At2g33170 — MNNFEGVIPPSIQMKSSLFPSIVNLVRNKLQGPIPTQLENVNVINLSLNNFVGSIPAQVGEIPAIRSISLSGNKIDGPIPESFCQSTNVLQVLQLSNNSLSGIIPRSLGNCKSLIYLNLGQNKLTGSVPEELERVTSLRCLDLNGNEFEGSFPTVIEKFQELEILNLAGNRFKGRIPKFIGDLNHLRILVLASNSFNESIPEGVMKLENLQFITLSRNKLSGPIPEKLEGLKKMTKTQNQTTILGYYYSLKFTGAQLEIVTKGQTRFLVSVYSYNTGFDVSSYALTGKIPEKIGLLNGIPFLNLSHNNLTGLIPKTIGEMISLESLDLSYNQLTGEIPVTSATLDFLAYLNLSYNNLSGRIPTHPHFDTLHPDGTAYIGNRYLCGSPDGMNCSKIGHSTTETTENRYDQENLLFIVVIFSGFVTGISSVFLLLYLIDFNWRNRYWRAVDKIVLKIVNCKP, encoded by the coding sequence ATGAATAACTTCGAGGGAGTCATACCTCCATCGATTCAGATGAAATCTTCACTTTTCCCATCAATAGTAAACTTAGTCAGAAACAAACTTCAAGGCCCTATCCCTACTCAGCTCGAGAATGTTAATGTCATCAATTTATCACTTAACAATTTCGTAGGCTCAATTCCAGCACAGGTGGGAGAAATTCCAGCAATCAGGTCCATATCATTATCCGGAAACAAAATTGACGGTCCAATACCTGAATCATTTTGCCAATCAACTAATGTTCTACAGGTTCTTCAGCTCTCTAATAATAGCTTGTCGGGCATCATTCCACGCAGTTTGGGGAACTGCAAGTCTCTGATTTACCTTAATCTTGGACAAAACAAGCTCACTGGAAGTGTTCCGGAAGAACTTGAACGTGTTACAAGCCTTCGTTGCCTTGACCTGAATGGAAATGAGTTTGAAGGTTCTTTTCCGACAGTGATTGAGAAGTTTCAAGAACTGGAGATCCTGAATTTGGCAGGCAATAGATTTAAAGGAAGGATACCAAAGTTCATCGGTGACCTAAACCACCTTCGTATCCTTGTGCTTGCATCAAACTCATTCAATGAATCTATACCAGAAGGGGTAATGAAGTTGGAAAATCTACAATTTATTACTTTGTCCAGGAACAAACTATCCGGTCCGATTCCTGAGAAGCTTGAAGGATTGAAAAAGATGACGAAAACACAAAACCAAACAACCATCTTAGGTTATTATTACTCCCTCAAGTTCACCGGTGCTCAGTTAGAAATAGTCACCAAAGGACAGACGCGATTTCTTGTGTCAGTGTATTCCTACAACACTGGATTCGATGTCTCAAGTTATGCTCTTACCGGTAAAATCCCTGAGAAAATCGGCCTTTTAAATGGAATCCCGTTCCTGAATCTCTCACATAATAATCTTACCGGGCTGATCCCAAAGACTATTGGCGAGATGATTTCACTTGAGTCATTGGATCTCAGTTACAACCAATTAACAGGTGAAATTCCAGTGACATCGGCAACGTTGGATTTTCTCGCGTATCTTAACTTGTCTTATAACAATTTGAGCGGACGGATTCCTACCCATCCACATTTTGACACTCTACATCCAGACGGAACAGCATATATCGGAAACAGATACTTATGTGGTTCTCCTGATGGGATGAACTGCAGTAAAATTGGACACTCTACCACCGAAACAACAGAGAACAGATACGACCAAGAAAATCTCCTTTTTATTGTAGTAATATTCTCGGGCTTTGTAACAGGAATATCCAGCGTATTTCTGCTGTTATATTTGATAGATTTCAACTGGAGGAACAGGTATTGGAGGGCAGTAGACAAAATTGTGTTGAAAATAGTGAACTGTAAAccatga
- the LOC107872209 gene encoding putative receptor-like protein kinase At3g47110 codes for MTAVFFSPISLCTSTNDCCGGANIVQHLEIMWLKKVFLIFATLFYCFSLVDGFHEGERAALMSFKSLLTDPSNRLSSWKGENCCNWKGIKCSSSGRVAVVNLRNPHPDEVMINVNKEVVSNSNNAFDFALKGTISPLLFTLDHIQYLDLSFNDFMLSKIPVEISNLTKLTYLNLSNSMFQDSITTQFSNLTSLRSLDLSCANLVPDLSSITVSLTLPPKLDSGSLLSFISYGYLSSPNLRWLEGLRRLRYLVLTGVDLSKSSESFHWDTPISSLSNLMSLQLSNCNISGRIPTAQLLNLTSLSTLEMSSNFLASSIPDILSNLTTLSALYFSGNDLDGQIPYFPQLEKLSVSSNPAMTIDLVSMFSVPWSKLTYLDISFTQVGGTVPASLSNSTSLTIFLADGCSIQGSIPSSITKLKKLRILMLNENNITGQLPVSMSSLISLQYLSLFQNRLQGNIPISICQIPSLEYLNLNWNDLTGRLPSCILQLPKLSYLYVQKNNLNGNMPMSLFQKSRLDQISFGVSGLSVEIDDQDQSFVQTFQPEMLEFTSCNVRGKIPKFFSNLTSLVILILANNSLSGAIPYWLFNLPALSVLDLSMNNFKGVIPPTIQLKSSPYPTIISLAGNNLQGSIPSKFENVNVIDFSLNNLVGSIPTQIGEVHALYEDKFTFDLMLFSSVCMALNRNDFLTSPILTSAEFLAMQIFEIVYTLVQTDATLQRSDALF; via the exons ATGACAGCAGTCTTTTTCAGTCCGATTTCGCTATGCACTTCTACCAATGACTGTTGTGGTGGAGCG AATATTGTTCAGCATCTTGAAATCATGTGGTTAAAGAAAGTTTTCCTTATATTTGCTACTCTATTTTACTGTTTTTCGCTCGTTGATGGTTTCCATGAAGGAGAAAGAGCAGCTCTAATGAGCTTCAAATCCTTGCTGACTGATCCATCTAATCGGTTATCTTCGTGGAAAGGCGAAAACTGTTGTAACTGGAAAGGAATCAAATGCTCGAGTTCAGGTCGTGTTGCAGTTGTCAATCTCCGGAATCCTCATCCGGATGAAGTCATGATCAATGTCAATAAGGAAGTTGTTTCAAATTCTAACAACGCTTTCGATTTTGCCCTTAAAGGTACTATATCTCCATTGCTATTCACTCTTGACCATATTCAATATCTCGACCTGAGTTTCAACGACTTCATGCTCTCAAAGATACCTGTTGAGATATCGAACTTAACAAAGTTGACTTATCTCAATCTGTCGAATTCCATGTTTCAAGATTCCATCACCACGCAATTCTCAAATCTTACATCTTTAAGGTCTCTTGATCTTTCGTGTGCTAATTTAGTACCCGATTTGTCTTCTATTACTGTTAGCTTGACATTACCACCAAAGTTAGATTCTGGCTCACTGTTATCTTTTATAAGCTATGGATATCTGTCTAGTCCAAATCTAAGGTGGTTAGAAGGACTCCGACGTCTCAGATATCTGGTATTGACAGGTGTTGATCTATCAAAGTCCTCGGAATCATTTCATTGGGATACACCAATATCAAGTCTTTCAAATCTCATGTCACTTCAATTGTCCAACTGCAACATTTCAGGAAGAATTCCGACAGCGCAATTACTTAATCTTACTAGTCTTTCTACTCTAGAAATGAGTTCTAACTTTCTAGCATCCTCGATACCTGATATTCTATCGAACCTCACAACCCTCTCAGCTCTTTATTTTAGTGGCAACGATTTAGATGGTCAGATCCCGTACTTTCCTCAACTCGAAAAACTTTCTGTTTCTAGCAATCCGGCTATGACTATCGATCTTGTTTCAATGTTTTCAGTCCCATGGTCAAAGTTGACATATCTTGACATAAGCTTCACTCAGGTTGGTGGAACGGTTCCTGCTTCTTTAAGCAACTCAACTTCATTAACCATTTTCCTAGCCGATGGATGCTCAATCCAAGGGTCGATACCTTCTTCCATTACAAAGCTTAAGAAATTACGTATATTGATGCTCAATGAAAACAACATCACAGGCCAGCTTCCTGTATCCATGTCCAGTTTGATAAGCCTTCAATACTTGTCACTTTTTCAGAACAGACTACAAGGGAATATTCCAATTTCTATCTGTCAAATCCCCTCCCTCGAATACCTGAATTTAAATTGGAATGATCTAACAGGACGTCTTCCCTCATGCATACTTCAGCTTCCTAAGCTTTCGTATCTTTATGTTCAGAAGAATAACTTGAATGGTAATATGCCAATGTCTTTGTTCCAAAAGTCTAGATTGGATCAAATTAGCTTTGGAGTTAGTGGATTGTCTGTGGAAATCGATGATCAAGATCAATCCTTTGTGCAAACTTTCCAGCCCGAGATGTTGGAATTTACATCTTGCAACGTGAGAGGAAAAATCCCAAAGTTCTTTTCAAATCTGACGAGCCTAGTGATTTTAATTTTGGCTAACAACAGTCTATCAGGAGCCATACCATACTGGTTGTTCAATCTCCCGGCCCTCTCTGTACTAGATTTATCGATGAATAACTTCAAGGGAGTTATACCTCCAACGATTCAGCTGAAATCTTCTCCTTATCCAACAATAATTAGTTTAGCCGGTAACAACCTTCAAGGTTCTATCCCTTCTAAGTTCGAGAATGTTAATGTCATCGATTTTTCACTTAACAATCTCGTTGGCTCAATTCCAACACAGATAGGGGAAGTTCATG CATTATATGAAGATAAATTTACCTTCGATTtgatgttgttctcttctgtCTGCATGGCGTTGAACCGGAATGACTTCTTGACATCTCCCATCTTGACATCCGCGGAATTTTTAGCT ATgcaaatttttgaaatagtatATACATTGGTTCAAACAGATGCAACTCTTCAACGAAGTGATGCACTGTTTTGA